The Labeo rohita strain BAU-BD-2019 chromosome 19, IGBB_LRoh.1.0, whole genome shotgun sequence genome window below encodes:
- the LOC127181895 gene encoding zinc-alpha-2-glycoprotein-like has translation MELTFSVIVQFAFIRYVYSERHRLQFDYTVLTKPDGFSGPVFSAVGLYDDRQISHYSNEEQNWKRDSSDAEIWRYTEEPQDSKDRLTNLASTLVNCTSSRCDGLHTLQRRIGCEVEKHPDGSVMNVDAFDEYGHDGEDFIAFDTDTMQWKDKSPKAKETKMKWDTDRFRNQYLQSYLNNCMHWISTFNASIHTPPALYMFASEVPHDQSKLILTCLATGFHPKHIEMNVTQNNITLQPFSSTGVRPNNNQTFQMRTSVEINRDEKQSYECHVLHSSQIFTALWDGNLESRSHHWAAVAAGAFAIVVLCIMSLIYKNRRLNG, from the exons AGAGACACCGTCTCCAGTTCGATTACACTGTCCTCACCAAACCTGATGGGTTCTCCGGTCCTGTGTTCAGTGCAGTGGGTCTGTATGATGACAGACAGATCTCTCACTACAGTAATGAAGAACAAAATTGGAAAAGAGACTCTTCAGATGCAGAAATCTGGAGATATACTGAAGAACCTCAAGATTCTAAAGACCGGTTAACAAATCTGGCCAGCACTCTGGTGAACTGCACAAGCTCCAGATGTGATG GCCTCCATACTCTACAGAGGAGAATCGGCTGTGAGGTGGAAAAACATCCAGATGGATCAGTGATGAATGTAGATGCATTTGATGAGTATGGACATGATGGAGAGGATTTTATTGCCTTTGATACTGACACAATGCAATGGAAGGATAAAAGTCCAAAAGCTAAAGAAACCAAAATGAAATGGGACACTGACAGATTTCGCAATCAGTATCTCCAGTCATACCTCAACAACTGCATGCACTGGATCTCCACATTTAATGCGTCAATACACA CTCCTCCAGCTCTTTACATGTTTGCATCTGAAGTTCCTCATGACCAAAGCAAGCTGATTCTGACCTGTCTGGCCACTGGTTTCCACCCCAAACACATAGAGATGAACGTCACACAAAACAACATCACACTCCAACCATTCAGCTCTACTGGAGTCAGACCCAACAATAACCAGACCTTTCAGATGAGAACCAGTGTGGAGATAAACAGAGATGAGAAACAGAGTTATGAGTGTCACGTCCTTCACAGCAGTCAGATATTTACAGCATTATGGG atggaaatctggaatctagaAGTCATCATTGGGCAGCAGTAGCTGCAGGTGCTTTTGCAATTGTGGTTCTATGCATCATGTCTTTAATCTACAAAAACAGAAGGTTAAATG GCTAG